Genomic DNA from Streptomyces sp. NBC_01571:
CCCGGACACTGCCGTCGTCGGGCCTTGCCGGGCCACGTAGACTTCGTGGCATGGCGAGGAAGGAACCTGCAGCGGACGCTGCGAACCCCGGGCGACTCAAGCAGATCGTCCTGACCTACAAGATGACTCGCAAGGCCGACTCCAAGATCGGTCTTGTACTCGCGGCAGTCGGAATCGTCACCCTCGGTGTCTTCCTCGCGATCGGCTTCCTGATCGGCCACCCGGTCTATCTGGGCATTCTCGGCCTCCTGCTCGCCTTCCTCGCGTCGGCGATCGTCTTCGGGCGCAGGGCCGAGCGGGCCGCCTTCGGGCAGATGGAGGGCCAGCCGGGCGCCGCCGCGGCCGTGCTGGACAACATCGGCCGGGGCTGGACCACCACTCCCGCGGTGGCGATGAACCGCAGCCAGGACGTGGTGCACCGCGCGGTCGGCAAGGCCGGCATCGTGCTGGTGGCCGAGGGCAACCCGAACCGGGTGAAGAGCCTGCTGGCGGCCGAGAAGAAGAAGATGGCGCGAATCGTCGCGGACGTACCGGTGCACGACGTACTGGTGGGCACCGGCGAGGGACAGGTGGGACTCAAGAAGCTCCGCACCACGATGCTGAAGTTCCCCCGCGTCCTGACCGGCGCCCAGGTGACCGCCACCAACGACCGGCTGCGGGCGATGGGCGACCTGATGAGCAACATGCCGCTGCCGAAGGGCCCGATGCCCAAGGGCATGCGGATGCCGCGCGGCGGCCCGAAGACCCGCTGACACCCCTCCTACGTACGACGAAGGGGGCGACCGGATCTCTCCGGTCGCCCCCTTCGTCGTATCGGGAGGCCGCATCAGGGCGTCGTGCCCGGGCGCGGCACCTCGCCCGCATCAGGACGTCGTACCCGGACGCCGTACCCTCGCATCAGGGTCGCGCCTCGGGAAGTGCCGCTCCCCGGAGCGGAGGCTAGACGCGGACCTCGACGGTCCGTGCGAGGCGGTCGTGCAGGCCCCGGCCGTCGCGGTCCCAGATCAGGGCGGGCACGGCGACGCACAGCAGGGCGGTGCGCAGCAGGGCGCGCAGCGGGTTGAGCCGCCCGCCGCCCTCGGGCACGATCCGCAGGCCGAACAGCCGCTTGCCCGGGGTGAAGCCGAGGGTGCCGACCGTCAGGGCGCCGAGTGCGAAGAAGACGAGCAGCGCCCAGTTCCCGGTCGCCTGGCCGTAGCCGTCGGTGAGCAGCCCGTATGCGATCAACATGCACAGGGCCCAGTCGACGGCGAGAGCTCCGAGGCGGCGCCCCGGACGGGCGATGGAACCGGGCCCGTGCTCCGGCAGACCGAGCTGCTCGCCCCGGTATCCCAGTTCCGCGCCGGAGTCCTCCATGGCCGCCCGGGGTCCGGAGAGCCATGATCCGATTGCTTGCCTGTTGTCCACCCGTCCACGGTACTGCGCCCGTTTTGGCATACGGACACGAGGGGCCCGGGGAGCCCCGGTCGGTTAACTTGGGCGAAACAAATGGGTCACGCTGGAGAAATCCCCCGTCCCTATGGTCGGCC
This window encodes:
- a CDS encoding DUF4191 domain-containing protein; the encoded protein is MARKEPAADAANPGRLKQIVLTYKMTRKADSKIGLVLAAVGIVTLGVFLAIGFLIGHPVYLGILGLLLAFLASAIVFGRRAERAAFGQMEGQPGAAAAVLDNIGRGWTTTPAVAMNRSQDVVHRAVGKAGIVLVAEGNPNRVKSLLAAEKKKMARIVADVPVHDVLVGTGEGQVGLKKLRTTMLKFPRVLTGAQVTATNDRLRAMGDLMSNMPLPKGPMPKGMRMPRGGPKTR
- a CDS encoding RDD family protein; translation: MDNRQAIGSWLSGPRAAMEDSGAELGYRGEQLGLPEHGPGSIARPGRRLGALAVDWALCMLIAYGLLTDGYGQATGNWALLVFFALGALTVGTLGFTPGKRLFGLRIVPEGGGRLNPLRALLRTALLCVAVPALIWDRDGRGLHDRLARTVEVRV